In Rhodococcus pseudokoreensis, one DNA window encodes the following:
- a CDS encoding serine/threonine-protein kinase — protein sequence METDIDRVAAALPAYEVGGELGHGGWGVVLAGQHRALGRPVAIKQLPPAFATDPAIRRRFTAEGRLLASLDHPHVVPVYDFVEHDGLCLLVMELLPGGTVWNRFTRTGFNAHAAVAVALACAAGLTAAHNRSILHRDIKPENLLFAASGAIKVTDFGIAKVIGGNETLATKAGDVLGTPSYIAPEQARGGELTPATDVYALATMLYELLAGELPFPAADDAMALLFMHAFDDPTPLQETAPAVPDSIADVVMRGLATDPTLRYPSAEAFGIALACASTGRWGPGWLTTEGIPVMGADTIVSATGLGPPHTPTMTDGDEHPPLPLTRPHAAPRRPVPGSPGTESHRADPAATTDPTATADPTAPTASPDVTAPGSRATEPPPTVRPSITVHARGARLADVSGADLVNVRTVVKLPSPRIPLLIAAALAVITVLVALLGLGSPPIDVPPIGAVTVAGADPAGGAPVPLDLTAPIPVTVAGAGLADAATLALDVLDIPVKNTDAAPLINQGGAAAATLPPLGGQYFVAGTLTGTLTLLQAGQVLETWTFPVRTTQLATTTAAAVGLAALALFAVAYLESFLRSLRRGRGRITGIIGATVTAGVLGAVIVGALWILTARPPTTTTVVVCAAVAAGAGAAAAIGAARIGRRRRYRRTHRNTRSAGTTTDQR from the coding sequence ATGGAAACCGACATCGATCGTGTCGCCGCCGCCCTCCCCGCATACGAGGTGGGCGGCGAACTCGGCCACGGCGGATGGGGAGTCGTACTCGCCGGACAACACCGCGCCCTCGGACGCCCGGTCGCGATCAAACAACTCCCGCCCGCCTTCGCCACCGACCCGGCCATCCGGCGACGGTTCACCGCCGAGGGCCGGCTGCTCGCCTCCCTCGACCACCCGCACGTGGTGCCCGTCTACGACTTCGTCGAACACGACGGCCTGTGCCTGCTGGTCATGGAACTGCTCCCCGGCGGCACCGTATGGAACCGGTTCACCCGCACCGGATTCAACGCGCATGCCGCCGTCGCGGTGGCCCTGGCCTGCGCCGCCGGGCTGACCGCCGCCCACAACCGGTCCATCCTGCACCGCGACATCAAACCCGAAAACCTGTTGTTCGCCGCCTCCGGGGCGATCAAGGTGACCGACTTCGGCATCGCCAAGGTCATCGGCGGCAACGAAACCCTGGCGACCAAGGCCGGCGACGTCCTCGGCACCCCCTCCTACATCGCGCCGGAACAGGCCCGCGGCGGCGAGCTCACCCCCGCCACCGACGTCTACGCGCTGGCCACCATGCTCTACGAACTCCTCGCCGGGGAACTGCCGTTCCCGGCCGCCGACGACGCGATGGCGTTGCTGTTCATGCACGCCTTCGACGACCCCACCCCGCTGCAGGAGACCGCCCCCGCCGTCCCCGACTCGATCGCCGACGTGGTCATGCGCGGACTCGCCACCGATCCGACCCTGCGTTACCCGTCCGCCGAGGCCTTCGGGATCGCGCTGGCCTGCGCCTCCACCGGACGCTGGGGTCCGGGGTGGCTGACCACCGAGGGCATCCCGGTGATGGGAGCCGACACCATCGTCTCGGCGACCGGTCTCGGCCCCCCGCACACCCCGACTATGACCGACGGCGACGAGCATCCACCGTTGCCGTTGACGCGCCCACACGCCGCACCCCGGCGGCCCGTCCCGGGCTCTCCCGGCACCGAATCGCACCGGGCCGACCCGGCAGCAACCACTGATCCGACGGCAACCGCCGACCCGACGGCACCGACCGCCTCACCCGACGTGACGGCACCCGGGTCGCGTGCCACCGAGCCGCCGCCGACGGTGCGGCCGTCGATCACCGTCCACGCCCGCGGTGCCCGCCTCGCCGACGTCTCCGGCGCCGACCTCGTCAACGTCCGCACGGTCGTGAAGCTCCCCTCCCCCCGCATTCCGCTGCTCATCGCCGCCGCCCTGGCAGTCATCACCGTTCTGGTGGCCTTGCTCGGTCTCGGTTCGCCCCCGATCGATGTGCCCCCGATCGGCGCCGTCACCGTCGCCGGCGCGGACCCGGCCGGCGGTGCGCCCGTCCCCCTCGATCTGACCGCGCCGATACCGGTGACGGTGGCGGGAGCCGGACTCGCCGACGCCGCGACCCTGGCCCTCGACGTCCTCGACATCCCGGTCAAGAACACCGACGCCGCACCCCTGATCAACCAGGGCGGTGCCGCGGCCGCGACACTGCCCCCACTCGGCGGACAGTACTTCGTGGCCGGAACCCTCACCGGAACCCTGACCCTGCTCCAGGCCGGTCAGGTGCTCGAAACGTGGACGTTCCCGGTCCGCACCACGCAGCTGGCGACGACCACCGCGGCCGCCGTCGGACTCGCCGCCCTGGCGCTGTTCGCCGTGGCCTACCTCGAATCGTTCCTGCGCTCGCTGCGCCGGGGCCGGGGCCGGATCACCGGAATCATCGGTGCCACCGTCACCGCCGGCGTGCTCGGCGCCGTGATCGTCGGCGCCCTCTGGATTCTCACCGCTCGTCCACCGACCACCACCACCGTGGTGGTCTGTGCGGCAGTCGCGGCAGGAGCCGGGGCCGCCGCCGCCATCGGCGCCGCCCGCATCGGCCGCCGCCGCCGCTACCGCCGAACCCACCGCAACACCAGATCCGCGGGCACCACCACCGACCAGCGGTAA
- a CDS encoding FHA domain-containing protein — MNALSEPTLCYLDGGYGTREFVLSVDAPRITVGRSEKADIALPSDPNVSRLHATIEWIGSYWTVTDDGLSRNGTFVNGDRLSGRRRLHAGDVIRIGSSSLTFRTFIAASGEMTGTADALPTRAALTPAQFAVLVELCRPYKNDAAYAHPASNQEIADHLFLTVDTIKCHLRVLFSKFGLEDLPNNQKRMQLVARARHSGIITTSDL, encoded by the coding sequence ATGAACGCACTGAGCGAACCGACTCTCTGCTATCTCGATGGCGGATACGGCACCCGCGAATTCGTGTTGTCCGTGGACGCACCGCGGATCACCGTGGGCCGCTCGGAGAAGGCCGATATCGCGCTGCCATCGGATCCGAACGTGTCGCGGCTGCACGCCACCATCGAATGGATCGGATCCTATTGGACGGTGACCGACGACGGACTCTCCCGCAACGGCACCTTCGTCAACGGCGACCGCCTTAGTGGGCGCCGACGACTCCACGCCGGTGACGTCATCCGAATCGGATCCTCGTCGTTGACCTTCCGCACCTTCATTGCGGCCAGCGGGGAGATGACGGGCACCGCCGACGCCCTGCCCACCCGCGCCGCCCTGACCCCGGCGCAATTCGCGGTCCTGGTGGAGCTGTGCCGTCCCTACAAGAACGACGCCGCCTATGCCCACCCCGCCTCGAACCAGGAGATCGCCGACCACCTCTTCTTGACTGTCGACACGATCAAATGTCATCTCCGCGTGCTCTTCTCGAAGTTCGGCCTCGAGGATCTGCCGAACAATCAGAAACGGATGCAACTCGTCGCCCGCGCCCGACACAGCGGCATCATCACCACCAGCGACCTGTGA
- a CDS encoding IS5 family transposase, translating into MVSRGGNCRWSSPPAGTVYAVFARWSHSGGWQRIVDALRDRLRVRDGRDRCPTAAIIDSQTVPAADTVPRSSRGWDGGKRTNGVKRHVAVDVNGLLLAVVVTAASIQDRDAAHRLLTALRGRFSTIRLAWADGGYPGRLPVWAKDVLALPMQIIKRIPGSTGFHVRPRVWVVERSFAWINKHRRCVRDYETRPDHHEDMVHIATIATMTRRLART; encoded by the coding sequence GTGGTATCGCGTGGCGGCAACTGCCGATGGAGTTCCCCGCCGGCCGGGACGGTGTACGCGGTCTTCGCCCGCTGGTCCCACAGCGGCGGGTGGCAGCGCATCGTCGACGCGCTGCGCGACCGCCTGCGGGTGCGTGACGGGCGGGACCGGTGCCCGACCGCGGCGATCATCGACTCGCAGACGGTGCCAGCCGCCGACACTGTGCCCCGATCGAGCCGCGGCTGGGATGGCGGCAAGAGAACGAACGGCGTCAAGCGACACGTTGCCGTGGATGTGAACGGACTGCTGCTCGCCGTCGTCGTCACCGCTGCCTCGATCCAGGACCGCGACGCCGCGCACCGACTCCTGACCGCACTGCGCGGCAGGTTCTCCACCATCCGGCTGGCCTGGGCCGACGGCGGTTATCCCGGACGGCTACCCGTCTGGGCGAAAGACGTTCTCGCCCTGCCTATGCAGATCATCAAACGCATCCCCGGCAGCACGGGTTTCCACGTCCGGCCCCGCGTGTGGGTGGTCGAGAGAAGTTTCGCGTGGATCAACAAGCACCGCCGCTGCGTGCGAGATTACGAAACCAGACCCGACCACCACGAGGACATGGTTCACATCGCGACGATTGCGACCATGACGAGGCGGCTCGCCCGAACCTGA
- a CDS encoding cupredoxin domain-containing protein: MFGAKTVNPLGDGFSKDPRTRSGVSLSRRRTGGDGRVVVAILKSATSSAELGLTCDDDRSVGDKVKVHAEGTSVFTIVSIDGDEALIESVLPAPGTYPFHCKLEHLVPVES; encoded by the coding sequence GTGTTTGGCGCGAAGACAGTGAATCCGCTAGGTGACGGTTTCTCCAAGGACCCCCGCACGCGCTCGGGCGTGTCGCTCAGCCGGCGACGGACGGGCGGTGACGGCCGTGTGGTTGTCGCGATTCTGAAATCGGCGACGAGTTCGGCAGAATTGGGTTTGACCTGCGATGACGACAGGTCTGTCGGCGACAAGGTCAAGGTTCATGCTGAGGGAACCTCGGTGTTCACGATCGTGAGCATTGACGGTGACGAAGCTCTGATTGAGTCGGTTCTCCCCGCTCCAGGGACTTACCCGTTCCACTGCAAGCTCGAACACCTAGTTCCGGTCGAGTCCTGA
- a CDS encoding tyrosine-type recombinase/integrase produces MSHTFRVVQGRTVEVAHASTDPLTFQLECVEAFVTSRVVRGFSAVTIENETGELERMLAALGKPVWEATADDVDRVVGAMAADGLLASTRRRYVQALSSFHRFLITRRAGEIEALFGVRLTNPIDEFNASRHVGDDSPRLLPPPSVSRVAVFFDFLKERIGSARKYAPAARDYALFRTLYHAGLRSDEASKLEIADVYLGQGPFGKLHVRFGKGARTSGPRPRWVPMLDHLDLVVRWYLEDVRPKLPESAVLFCDQSGGAMARGTIRNRLRYLQDLEHCSPADRFSPHALRRACATHNYERGVDLVAIQQMLGHWTVGSTMRYVRPSETFIEDAYRSAVSDTVAFLQGDDDAH; encoded by the coding sequence ATGAGTCACACATTTCGTGTGGTGCAGGGCAGGACGGTCGAGGTCGCCCACGCGTCGACCGATCCGCTGACCTTTCAACTCGAATGCGTCGAGGCGTTCGTGACCTCGCGGGTGGTCCGAGGCTTCAGTGCGGTAACCATCGAGAACGAGACAGGTGAGCTCGAGCGGATGCTGGCGGCGCTGGGCAAACCGGTGTGGGAGGCCACCGCCGACGATGTCGATCGAGTGGTCGGAGCGATGGCCGCGGACGGCTTGCTGGCGTCGACTCGACGCAGATATGTGCAGGCGCTGAGCAGTTTTCACCGGTTCCTGATCACCCGCCGCGCCGGGGAGATCGAGGCGTTGTTCGGGGTGCGGTTGACGAACCCGATCGACGAGTTCAATGCGAGCCGTCATGTCGGTGACGATTCACCGAGGCTGCTTCCACCTCCGAGCGTGAGTCGGGTGGCCGTCTTCTTCGACTTCCTCAAGGAACGGATCGGCTCGGCTCGCAAGTACGCGCCAGCGGCCCGGGATTATGCGCTGTTCCGGACCTTGTATCACGCCGGGTTGCGCTCCGATGAGGCGTCCAAACTCGAGATCGCGGACGTCTACCTCGGGCAGGGCCCGTTCGGAAAGTTGCATGTGCGGTTCGGCAAGGGTGCCCGCACCTCCGGGCCGCGGCCGCGGTGGGTTCCGATGCTCGACCACCTCGATCTGGTGGTGCGGTGGTATCTCGAGGATGTACGACCGAAGTTGCCGGAATCGGCGGTGTTGTTCTGCGATCAGAGTGGTGGTGCGATGGCCCGAGGCACGATCCGCAACCGTCTGCGGTATCTGCAGGATCTCGAGCACTGCTCGCCGGCGGACCGGTTCAGCCCGCACGCGCTGCGCCGGGCCTGCGCCACCCACAACTACGAACGAGGAGTCGATCTCGTTGCGATACAACAGATGTTAGGGCACTGGACGGTGGGATCGACGATGCGGTACGTCCGTCCGTCGGAGACGTTCATCGAGGACGCCTACCGCAGCGCGGTGTCCGACACCGTCGCGTTCCTGCAGGGAGATGACGATGCACATTAG
- a CDS encoding helix-turn-helix domain-containing protein, protein MHIRWKLRMAAAQREVWTGTELRRLLAERGGLELSSASVSALFTKEPSQIKLSTLLALCTALDCTPNDLFDLDTTPDRVPAEPSAPTASEPAARRVGGRSMPPV, encoded by the coding sequence ATGCACATTAGATGGAAACTGCGGATGGCCGCGGCGCAACGGGAAGTATGGACCGGCACCGAGCTGCGCCGTCTGCTCGCCGAACGCGGCGGACTCGAGCTGTCGTCGGCGTCGGTGTCGGCGTTGTTCACCAAGGAACCCTCGCAGATCAAGCTCAGCACGCTGCTGGCGTTGTGCACTGCGCTCGACTGCACCCCGAACGACCTGTTCGACCTCGACACCACGCCCGATCGGGTCCCCGCCGAGCCCTCGGCGCCGACAGCGTCGGAGCCCGCGGCGCGGCGAGTCGGCGGCCGGTCGATGCCGCCGGTGTGA
- a CDS encoding integrase yields MRGKDEARCRRCRRRRDLAAARRRCPRCGRDGYLRERTGWCGPCSQPGPAPKPAAACTECGRVIRGGGARLCNRCRQRRPQRPYTRAEHLLAELDDPPNWLWDFAIHVSTRYCPALATRLVSQLGALLRTEPRALPQTLLDRARIPGRSIGSLAKVLEDFFTARGLALPTDQSQRLAAGRRERRVQAVPEPLRPAVAAFERAMLDERGRARRAGTRPRADTTIDKRLAQIRDLSCHLVGRGIEDWAQVDKAVIEDYLAEVSPAGRPLDGLRHFFRFARRSKLILIDPTAELRVRTPRGFHGRTLPRSRQRELFTRWCTSTEVAPNEALVGLMALIHGASQHELRHLQLADIDPQHRTVRLGRRPQPIPLDPATWAALTQCLEHRTSGTHNPHVIVTIRTRSGRTPASRPYLSHLLDPADTTISTLRASRLLALANSHDPNLIATTYGMSAEGVLAYFADRVDPTLLADL; encoded by the coding sequence GTGCGCGGCAAGGACGAGGCCCGGTGCCGGCGGTGCCGCCGCCGCCGTGACCTCGCCGCCGCCCGCCGACGCTGTCCGCGTTGCGGCCGCGACGGCTACTTACGCGAACGCACCGGTTGGTGCGGACCGTGCTCACAACCGGGGCCGGCGCCGAAGCCGGCCGCCGCATGCACCGAATGCGGGCGCGTGATCCGCGGCGGCGGGGCGAGGCTGTGCAACCGCTGCCGGCAACGCCGCCCCCAACGCCCCTACACCCGCGCCGAGCACCTCCTCGCCGAACTCGATGATCCGCCGAATTGGCTGTGGGACTTCGCTATCCATGTGTCGACTCGGTATTGTCCGGCGCTGGCGACACGTCTGGTGAGTCAGCTCGGGGCGCTGCTGCGCACCGAGCCGCGGGCATTGCCGCAGACCTTACTCGACCGGGCCCGCATCCCCGGCCGCTCGATCGGGTCGCTCGCGAAGGTGCTCGAGGACTTCTTCACCGCCCGCGGCCTTGCCCTGCCCACCGACCAGTCGCAGCGGCTCGCGGCCGGTCGCCGGGAGCGACGCGTGCAGGCCGTGCCCGAACCGTTGCGGCCCGCCGTCGCCGCGTTCGAACGCGCAATGCTCGACGAACGAGGCCGCGCCCGCCGCGCCGGGACCCGGCCCCGCGCCGACACCACCATCGACAAGCGATTGGCCCAGATCCGTGACCTGTCATGTCATCTCGTCGGACGCGGGATCGAGGACTGGGCGCAGGTCGATAAGGCCGTGATCGAGGACTACCTCGCCGAGGTGTCGCCGGCCGGCCGCCCCCTGGACGGACTTCGCCACTTCTTCCGCTTCGCTCGCCGCAGCAAGCTCATCCTGATCGATCCCACCGCCGAGCTGCGCGTGCGCACGCCCCGCGGATTCCATGGACGGACCCTGCCGCGCTCGCGACAGCGCGAACTGTTCACGCGCTGGTGCACATCAACCGAGGTGGCGCCGAACGAGGCCCTCGTCGGCCTGATGGCGTTGATCCACGGTGCCTCACAGCACGAACTGCGTCACCTGCAGCTCGCCGACATCGATCCCCAGCACCGCACGGTTCGGCTCGGCCGCCGCCCACAACCGATCCCGCTGGACCCGGCGACCTGGGCCGCACTGACCCAATGCCTCGAGCACCGCACATCCGGCACCCACAATCCCCACGTCATCGTCACCATCCGAACCCGATCCGGGCGGACACCGGCGTCCCGGCCCTACCTCAGCCACCTCCTCGACCCCGCCGACACCACGATCTCCACGCTGCGCGCCTCCCGACTGCTGGCCTTGGCCAACAGCCACGATCCCAATCTGATTGCCACCACCTACGGCATGAGCGCCGAGGGCGTCCTGGCCTACTTCGCCGACCGCGTCGATCCCACCCTGCTCGCGGACCTGTGA
- a CDS encoding N-formylglutamate amidohydrolase, protein MSADPGSIRADGHQALPNLAAQDASADPHIITATARTGTDIELQIHTSVAPFDVAAEEWFPAATGFAVTVIVHTVDAQTGVPRYLPPAEPAEWARTIFSTIDSAHGYFLGAVDPGTGSHRRGQLAYRLYLDTDRQAIPVPRQVVTCPHYQLSAIDGRAEITIPTTA, encoded by the coding sequence ATGTCCGCTGATCCAGGCAGCATCCGCGCCGACGGCCACCAGGCGCTGCCGAACCTGGCCGCACAGGATGCTTCGGCGGATCCCCACATCATCACAGCGACGGCGCGCACCGGAACGGACATCGAGCTGCAGATTCACACGTCCGTCGCACCGTTCGACGTTGCGGCCGAGGAGTGGTTTCCCGCGGCGACCGGGTTCGCCGTCACGGTCATCGTGCACACCGTCGACGCGCAGACGGGCGTGCCGCGGTATCTGCCGCCCGCCGAGCCCGCCGAGTGGGCGCGGACGATCTTCTCGACCATCGACTCCGCGCACGGGTACTTCCTCGGCGCCGTCGACCCAGGCACCGGCAGCCATCGACGCGGGCAGCTCGCCTACCGCCTCTACCTCGACACCGACCGTCAGGCGATTCCCGTTCCTCGGCAGGTGGTCACCTGCCCGCACTACCAACTATCGGCCATCGACGGCAGAGCCGAGATCACCATTCCCACGACGGCCTGA
- a CDS encoding type II toxin-antitoxin system PemK/MazF family toxin produces the protein MTTALRGQIYWFDMGHGEKPWVVVSNNLRNRNLHTVLAARITTTPKPGIPTAVPLGPNDPLVGSILADDIVQLFDDELEASRSGGALSPSTIVELNKALAIALALP, from the coding sequence ATGACCACGGCGCTCCGTGGGCAGATCTACTGGTTCGATATGGGGCATGGAGAGAAGCCGTGGGTAGTCGTCTCGAATAACCTTCGAAACCGGAACCTGCATACGGTGCTGGCCGCTCGAATCACTACCACTCCGAAGCCGGGTATCCCGACTGCAGTCCCGCTCGGTCCCAACGATCCGCTGGTCGGATCCATCCTCGCCGATGACATCGTTCAACTTTTCGACGACGAGCTGGAAGCAAGCAGGTCGGGCGGCGCATTGTCGCCGTCGACGATTGTCGAGTTGAACAAAGCCCTGGCTATCGCGCTTGCCCTGCCGTGA
- a CDS encoding IS5 family transposase, translated as MIRSVVARRKRRKRTPYPSDLTDAQWELIAPMVPAALPGGRPAIHDRRRIVEAILYVNRTGCSWRQLPHDFPPWQTVFGYFQRWNESGVTDRIHDALRAKLRDRSGRDPMASAGMVDAQAVKGADTVGTETRGWDGGKRVHGRKRHVVTDSLGLLVVVLVTAASVQDRDGGRLALSRAKTVMPSMVWADGGYAGRLVAWVAEHCRMTLDIVRKPKGKLGFSVLPHRWLIERTLAWIVRCRRLDHDYERLPAHSEAMIKWAMIGLMTRRLAPARGRHPWQSTRAA; from the coding sequence ATGATTAGGTCCGTCGTTGCTCGCAGGAAACGTCGCAAGCGGACGCCGTATCCGTCCGATCTGACCGATGCCCAATGGGAGTTGATCGCACCGATGGTGCCCGCGGCGCTGCCGGGCGGTCGCCCGGCGATCCACGATCGTCGGCGGATCGTGGAAGCGATCCTCTACGTCAACCGCACCGGTTGCTCGTGGCGGCAGCTCCCGCATGACTTCCCGCCCTGGCAGACCGTTTTCGGGTACTTCCAGCGATGGAACGAGTCCGGGGTGACCGACCGCATCCACGACGCGCTGCGGGCGAAGCTCCGTGACCGTAGCGGCCGGGATCCGATGGCGTCGGCGGGGATGGTCGACGCGCAGGCGGTCAAGGGCGCCGACACGGTCGGCACGGAAACCCGCGGATGGGACGGCGGGAAACGGGTCCACGGCAGGAAGCGACACGTGGTCACGGACTCGCTGGGCCTGTTGGTGGTCGTGCTGGTGACCGCGGCGAGCGTGCAAGACCGCGACGGCGGGCGCCTGGCGTTGTCTCGGGCGAAGACAGTGATGCCGTCGATGGTGTGGGCAGACGGCGGCTACGCCGGACGTCTCGTCGCGTGGGTCGCGGAGCATTGCCGGATGACGCTCGATATCGTGCGGAAACCCAAGGGGAAGCTGGGATTCAGTGTTCTGCCGCACCGTTGGCTAATCGAACGGACCCTGGCGTGGATCGTGCGTTGCCGTCGACTTGACCACGACTACGAACGCCTCCCGGCGCACTCGGAGGCGATGATCAAATGGGCAATGATCGGATTGATGACCCGACGACTCGCCCCCGCACGCGGACGACACCCCTGGCAGTCGACCCGCGCGGCGTGA
- the bphA1 gene encoding biphenyl 2,3-dioxygenase subunit alpha has translation MTDVQCEPALAGRKPKWADADIAELVDERTGRLDPRIYTDEALYEQELERIFGRSWLLMGHETQIPKAGDFMTNYMGEDPVMVVRQKNGEIRVFLNQCRHRGMRICRADGGNAKSFTCSYHGWAYDTGGNLVSVPFEEQAFPGLRKEDWGPLQARVETYKGLIFANWDADAPDLDTYLGEAKFYMDHMLDRTEAGTEAIPGIQKWVIPCNWKFAAEQFCSDMYHAGTTSHLSGILAGLPDGVDLSELAPPTEGIQYRATWGGHGSGFYIGDPNLLLAIMGPKVTEYWTQGTAAEKASERLGSTERGQQLMAQHMTIFPTCSFLPGINTIRAWHPRGPNEIEVWAFTVVDADAPEEMKEEYRQQTLRTFSAGGVFEQDDGENWVEIQQVLRGHKARSRPFNAEMGLGQTDTDNPDYPGTISYVYSEEAARGLYTQWVRMMTSPDWAALDATRPAVSESTHT, from the coding sequence ATGACTGACGTGCAATGTGAACCCGCGCTTGCGGGGAGAAAGCCCAAGTGGGCCGACGCGGACATCGCTGAACTCGTAGACGAAAGGACCGGCCGGCTAGACCCGCGGATCTACACCGACGAGGCGCTGTACGAACAGGAACTGGAGCGGATCTTCGGTCGCTCGTGGTTGCTGATGGGCCACGAGACGCAGATTCCGAAGGCCGGCGACTTCATGACGAACTACATGGGCGAGGATCCCGTGATGGTCGTTCGTCAGAAGAACGGGGAGATCCGCGTCTTCCTCAACCAGTGTCGCCACCGCGGAATGCGGATCTGCCGCGCGGACGGGGGCAATGCCAAGTCATTCACCTGCAGCTATCACGGCTGGGCCTACGATACGGGCGGCAACTTGGTGAGTGTGCCTTTCGAGGAGCAGGCCTTCCCCGGGCTGAGGAAAGAAGATTGGGGCCCGCTACAGGCTCGCGTCGAGACCTACAAGGGCCTGATTTTCGCAAACTGGGACGCTGACGCCCCGGACCTGGACACCTATCTGGGTGAAGCGAAGTTCTACATGGACCACATGTTGGATAGAACCGAAGCGGGCACCGAAGCGATCCCGGGGATTCAGAAGTGGGTCATTCCCTGCAACTGGAAGTTCGCAGCGGAGCAATTCTGCAGCGACATGTACCACGCGGGCACCACATCCCATCTTTCCGGCATTCTCGCGGGCCTGCCTGATGGCGTCGATCTGTCGGAGCTCGCGCCCCCCACGGAAGGCATCCAGTACCGCGCAACCTGGGGCGGGCACGGTAGCGGCTTCTACATCGGCGATCCCAACCTGTTGCTCGCCATCATGGGGCCGAAGGTCACCGAGTACTGGACTCAGGGCACTGCCGCAGAGAAGGCTTCCGAGCGCCTGGGAAGCACAGAGCGTGGCCAGCAACTAATGGCGCAGCACATGACCATCTTCCCAACCTGTTCGTTCCTGCCAGGCATCAACACCATCCGAGCGTGGCACCCTCGCGGGCCGAACGAGATCGAGGTCTGGGCCTTCACCGTCGTTGATGCCGACGCACCCGAGGAGATGAAAGAGGAATACCGCCAGCAGACACTGCGAACCTTCTCGGCAGGTGGTGTCTTCGAGCAGGACGACGGCGAGAACTGGGTTGAGATCCAGCAGGTGCTGCGCGGACACAAGGCCCGCAGTCGGCCGTTCAACGCGGAGATGGGACTCGGCCAGACCGACACGGACAATCCCGATTACCCCGGCACGATCAGCTACGTCTACAGCGAAGAAGCGGCGCGTGGGCTGTATACGCAATGGGTCCGGATGATGACTTCGCCGGACTGGGCTGCACTGGACGCCACCCGACCCGCAGTGTCCGAGTCGACCCACACGTGA
- the bphA2 gene encoding biphenyl 2,3-dioxygenase subunit beta has translation MIDAESPTTAFRTKPAPVDPSLQHEIEQFYYWEAKLLNDRRFQEWFDLLAEDIHYFMPIRTTRIMREAEQEYSGAHEYAHFDDNAQMMRGRLRKITSDVSWSENPASRTRHVISNVMIVDGDNPGEYHVSNVFIVYRNRLERQLDIFAGERKDILRRTGSEAGFELAKRTILIDQSTILANNLSFFF, from the coding sequence ATGATTGACGCCGAATCGCCAACCACGGCATTTCGAACAAAACCCGCACCAGTAGACCCCAGCCTGCAGCACGAGATCGAGCAGTTCTACTACTGGGAGGCGAAACTTCTCAATGACCGCCGCTTCCAAGAATGGTTCGATCTGTTGGCCGAAGATATTCATTACTTCATGCCAATCCGAACCACGCGTATCATGCGAGAAGCCGAACAGGAGTATTCCGGCGCCCATGAATACGCACATTTCGACGACAATGCGCAGATGATGCGAGGGCGCCTGCGCAAGATCACTTCCGATGTGAGCTGGTCAGAGAACCCGGCCTCGCGCACGCGGCACGTGATTTCCAACGTCATGATCGTCGACGGTGATAACCCTGGTGAATACCACGTCTCGAACGTCTTCATCGTGTACAGAAATCGGCTCGAGCGGCAGCTCGATATCTTCGCTGGGGAGCGGAAGGACATTCTGCGTCGAACTGGTAGCGAAGCGGGTTTCGAACTCGCGAAGCGAACGATCCTGATCGACCAGAGCACAATTCTCGCCAACAACCTCAGCTTCTTCTTCTAG
- the bphA3 gene encoding biphenyl 2,3-dioxygenase ferredoxin component → MALTKICSSGDLAPGEMLRFEEGPEPILVCNVGGEFFATQDTCSHADWALSDGYLEDDVVECTLHWAKFCVRTGKAKALPACLPLRTFVVKLEGDDVLVDLEGGVTT, encoded by the coding sequence ATGGCCCTCACAAAGATATGCAGCTCCGGCGATTTGGCGCCGGGTGAGATGCTTCGCTTCGAGGAAGGTCCAGAGCCGATTCTGGTCTGTAACGTGGGCGGAGAGTTCTTCGCGACTCAGGACACCTGCAGCCATGCCGATTGGGCACTCTCAGACGGGTATCTCGAGGACGACGTCGTGGAGTGCACACTCCACTGGGCCAAGTTTTGCGTGCGCACTGGCAAGGCGAAGGCGCTCCCGGCCTGTCTGCCGTTGCGGACCTTTGTGGTCAAACTCGAGGGAGACGACGTTCTCGTGGACCTCGAGGGCGGAGTGACGACATGA